One segment of Triticum aestivum cultivar Chinese Spring chromosome 2A, IWGSC CS RefSeq v2.1, whole genome shotgun sequence DNA contains the following:
- the LOC123189933 gene encoding uncharacterized protein isoform X2, with protein sequence MKLVEEEGKPSKELPVETLNIVKRKRKSSNVQNAESRTASELHGVVWPTHIMERPDSEFKEKLMRLLRKPFSQGECDTLLDKATTRPPATMKRQTRGGVKYYNSEHERQPSYFDGHPDLAKQVRVESTSKPNQLALLRGFFFWMENIAHHDQFRPWRDDFKQYKVTMVEIE encoded by the exons ATGAAGTTGGTGGAGGAAGAAGGGAAGCCGTCGAAGGAGCTGCCTGTGGAAACACTGAATATTGTGAAGAGGAAAAGGAAATCAAGTAATGTACAAAATGCCGAGTCTCGTACTGCTTCG GAATTACATGGTGTTGTATGGCCAACCCATATCATGGAGAGGCCAGATTCTGAATTCAAGGAAAAGTTGATGCGTCTTCTCCGCAAACCATTTAGCCAGGGAGAATGTGATACGCTGCTTGACAAGGCTACGACTCGCCCTCCGGCAACAATGAAAAGGCAAACACGCGGTGGCGTGAAGTACTACAACTCTGAACATGAAAGGCAACCATCATATTTTGATGGTCACCCAG ATCTTGCGAAACAAGTACGTGTAGAAAGCACCAGCAAACCCAACCAGTTAGCTCTgttgcgtggatttttcttctggaTGGAG AATATTGCGCATCACGACCAATTCAGGCCATGGAGAGATGATTTCAAACAGTACAAAGTTACTATGGTAGAAATAGAATGA
- the LOC123189933 gene encoding uncharacterized protein isoform X3: MYKMPSLVLLRNYMVCFSWNSLNCLPHVSQELHGVVWPTHIMERPDSEFKEKLMRLLRKPFSQGECDTLLDKATTRPPATMKRQTRGGVKYYNSEHERQPSYFDGHPDLAKQVRVESTSKPNQLALLRGFFFWMEQSTNSYGASVILRITTNSGHGEMISNSTKLLW, encoded by the exons ATGTACAAAATGCCGAGTCTCGTACTGCTTCG GAATTACATGGTGTGTTTTTCTTGGAATagtttgaattgcttaccacatgtgtcacagGAATTACATGGTGTTGTATGGCCAACCCATATCATGGAGAGGCCAGATTCTGAATTCAAGGAAAAGTTGATGCGTCTTCTCCGCAAACCATTTAGCCAGGGAGAATGTGATACGCTGCTTGACAAGGCTACGACTCGCCCTCCGGCAACAATGAAAAGGCAAACACGCGGTGGCGTGAAGTACTACAACTCTGAACATGAAAGGCAACCATCATATTTTGATGGTCACCCAG ATCTTGCGAAACAAGTACGTGTAGAAAGCACCAGCAAACCCAACCAGTTAGCTCTgttgcgtggatttttcttctggaTGGAG CAAAGTACTAACAGCTACGGTGCATCAGT AATATTGCGCATCACGACCAATTCAGGCCATGGAGAGATGATTTCAAACAGTACAAAGTTACTATGGTAG
- the LOC123189933 gene encoding uncharacterized protein isoform X1: MKLVEEEGKPSKELPVETLNIVKRKRKSSNVQNAESRTASELHGVVWPTHIMERPDSEFKEKLMRLLRKPFSQGECDTLLDKATTRPPATMKRQTRGGVKYYNSEHERQPSYFDGHPDLAKQVRVESTSKPNQLALLRGFFFWMEQSTNSYGASVILRITTNSGHGEMISNSTKLLW; encoded by the exons ATGAAGTTGGTGGAGGAAGAAGGGAAGCCGTCGAAGGAGCTGCCTGTGGAAACACTGAATATTGTGAAGAGGAAAAGGAAATCAAGTAATGTACAAAATGCCGAGTCTCGTACTGCTTCG GAATTACATGGTGTTGTATGGCCAACCCATATCATGGAGAGGCCAGATTCTGAATTCAAGGAAAAGTTGATGCGTCTTCTCCGCAAACCATTTAGCCAGGGAGAATGTGATACGCTGCTTGACAAGGCTACGACTCGCCCTCCGGCAACAATGAAAAGGCAAACACGCGGTGGCGTGAAGTACTACAACTCTGAACATGAAAGGCAACCATCATATTTTGATGGTCACCCAG ATCTTGCGAAACAAGTACGTGTAGAAAGCACCAGCAAACCCAACCAGTTAGCTCTgttgcgtggatttttcttctggaTGGAG CAAAGTACTAACAGCTACGGTGCATCAGT AATATTGCGCATCACGACCAATTCAGGCCATGGAGAGATGATTTCAAACAGTACAAAGTTACTATGGTAG
- the LOC123189933 gene encoding uncharacterized protein isoform X4, whose translation MKLVEEEGKPSKELPVETLNIVKRKRKSSNVQNAESRTASELHGVVWPTHIMERPDSEFKEKLMRLLRKPFSQGECDTLLDKATTRPPATMKRQTRGGVKYYNSEHERQPSYFDGHPETICGCLCSQVVGPFPGPCASGSYMHQILRNKYV comes from the exons ATGAAGTTGGTGGAGGAAGAAGGGAAGCCGTCGAAGGAGCTGCCTGTGGAAACACTGAATATTGTGAAGAGGAAAAGGAAATCAAGTAATGTACAAAATGCCGAGTCTCGTACTGCTTCG GAATTACATGGTGTTGTATGGCCAACCCATATCATGGAGAGGCCAGATTCTGAATTCAAGGAAAAGTTGATGCGTCTTCTCCGCAAACCATTTAGCCAGGGAGAATGTGATACGCTGCTTGACAAGGCTACGACTCGCCCTCCGGCAACAATGAAAAGGCAAACACGCGGTGGCGTGAAGTACTACAACTCTGAACATGAAAGGCAACCATCATATTTTGATGGTCACCCAG AAACAATTTGTGGTTGTCTTTGCTCgcaagtggtcggacccttccctggaccctgcgcaagcgggagctacatgcaccag ATCTTGCGAAACAAGTACGTGTAG